One Fuerstiella marisgermanici DNA window includes the following coding sequences:
- a CDS encoding serine/threonine-protein kinase, translating to MPIDPEDVARILRAIIEEPLASRSAVLDRECGADAELRRHIEGLLKEQSASDATDDTFIGSSDSDPASWSEVDESGATRFGEMPSTAIEHPLAAPSGILDGRYTLQKKIGEGGMGEVWIAQQSEPIRRSVALKLIKAGMDTRAVLVRFEQERQALALMDHPNIAKVFDAGTTPTGQPFFAMELVHGPPLTKFCDSERLSPKDRLGLFVSICQAVQHAHQKGIVHRDLKPANILVTVVDGQPVPKVIDFGVAKATAGKLTEETMVTGFGTVVGTLEYMAPEQAGTIGDDVDTRADIYSLGVVLYELLTGLRPFDGRRLRKAALSEMIRIIREDDPTRPSTALSAEESLPSLAAVRNTEPKKLMAELRGELDWVIMKCLEKSRERRYETASGLAQDIQRYLSDEPVQARPPSTGYRLQKFVSRHRSTVLASSVILICLVAGIIGTTWGLLKAKQQTGIAVLRAREAETARLGEEQQKERALLASRQAFDALDSFTSDLMVNLLGSKAQLTETERGVLQNAQQQWNVFAQSRGTSAESREIQANGAANLSLIQYRLGLDKEAEANDRKALNIRETLATEFPDNVRYRKLTAMSHQNLGGSLRGRGQRTESSRHFQQAADIFEALATDFPDETDFQVRLADSYISLGNVERDFGNWDNSRQHYLKALDLQSRLVRDFPESKDFQIGIARSHWGLAFLNKRQDRKAESTGHYQKAIAVYEDLAEATSETPESLEYRHTVAQLRREFGVMLSDSGHDDLGAEQLAMALPILQDIADQFPSMPRFQAKLAQAHRDYGQILGFLDKSSEAGSQFEKAVQISQRLTAEHATVLPYHAELGITFRMQADLMRDGEEPAEALDWYQKAIQVLTATHVQDTNYTLVRNSLCTAHRHRAETLDHLQRHKDALQDWTKVLELCSEEQRPIVQSQQADSLLRSGSVEEAISRVSELEKIENDNPAHWFNFAKLYAIASEKVPRRADEFANHAMTLLTKAVDMGFSDVEQLDTEVDLKALRKRADFQALRNRVNPVPVEDKQD from the coding sequence GATCGAACATCCGCTGGCCGCCCCATCGGGAATTCTCGATGGCCGTTACACTCTGCAAAAGAAAATCGGCGAAGGAGGCATGGGCGAAGTCTGGATCGCTCAACAGTCGGAACCGATCCGACGCAGCGTGGCTCTGAAACTGATCAAGGCGGGCATGGATACGCGTGCGGTGCTGGTTCGCTTTGAACAGGAACGACAGGCTCTGGCGCTGATGGATCATCCCAACATTGCCAAAGTCTTCGATGCGGGTACGACACCAACCGGACAACCGTTCTTCGCTATGGAATTGGTTCACGGGCCGCCGCTGACGAAGTTCTGCGATTCTGAAAGACTGTCGCCAAAGGACCGGCTGGGGCTGTTTGTTTCCATCTGCCAGGCGGTCCAGCACGCTCATCAAAAAGGAATTGTTCATCGCGACCTGAAGCCGGCCAACATTTTGGTCACGGTCGTGGACGGTCAGCCGGTCCCCAAAGTGATCGACTTCGGTGTCGCCAAGGCGACGGCCGGGAAGCTGACTGAAGAAACAATGGTGACCGGATTCGGAACCGTTGTGGGCACGCTCGAATACATGGCGCCGGAACAGGCGGGGACAATCGGAGATGACGTTGATACTCGCGCTGACATTTATTCCCTGGGAGTCGTGCTGTACGAACTATTGACCGGACTACGACCGTTTGACGGACGCCGCCTACGGAAGGCTGCGTTGTCAGAAATGATTCGCATTATCCGCGAAGACGATCCAACACGCCCCAGCACAGCGCTGTCTGCCGAAGAATCACTGCCGTCGCTGGCCGCTGTCCGAAACACCGAACCCAAAAAACTGATGGCCGAACTTCGCGGCGAGCTGGACTGGGTCATCATGAAGTGCCTGGAGAAAAGTCGCGAACGCCGCTACGAAACCGCCAGCGGTCTGGCTCAGGACATTCAGCGCTATCTGTCCGACGAACCCGTGCAGGCCCGACCGCCCTCAACCGGCTATCGACTACAGAAATTTGTCTCACGACATCGCAGCACGGTTCTGGCGTCCAGTGTGATACTCATTTGTCTGGTCGCCGGAATCATCGGCACAACCTGGGGACTGTTGAAGGCAAAACAACAAACCGGAATCGCAGTCTTGCGGGCCCGTGAAGCCGAGACGGCTCGCTTGGGCGAAGAGCAACAAAAAGAGCGGGCGCTGCTGGCCAGTCGCCAGGCATTCGACGCACTGGATTCCTTTACGTCTGACCTGATGGTCAATCTGCTGGGCAGCAAGGCACAGCTGACCGAAACCGAACGCGGGGTTCTACAAAACGCTCAGCAGCAGTGGAACGTGTTTGCCCAATCACGAGGCACTTCCGCGGAATCGCGGGAAATCCAGGCAAACGGAGCCGCCAATCTTTCGTTGATTCAATACAGACTGGGGCTGGACAAAGAAGCAGAAGCCAACGACCGCAAAGCGTTGAACATTCGAGAAACTCTGGCGACGGAATTTCCGGACAACGTTAGGTATCGCAAGCTGACAGCCATGAGCCACCAGAATCTGGGTGGGTCACTGCGAGGCCGCGGGCAACGCACGGAATCCTCACGACACTTTCAACAGGCGGCCGACATCTTTGAAGCACTCGCTACCGATTTCCCGGACGAAACCGATTTTCAGGTTCGACTGGCCGACAGCTACATCAGTCTGGGAAATGTCGAACGTGACTTTGGCAATTGGGACAACAGCCGTCAGCACTATTTAAAAGCGCTGGACCTGCAGTCACGACTGGTCCGCGACTTTCCCGAATCCAAAGACTTTCAGATCGGGATCGCTCGCAGTCATTGGGGCCTCGCGTTTCTTAACAAACGACAGGACCGGAAAGCGGAATCCACCGGACACTATCAGAAGGCGATCGCCGTTTACGAAGACCTTGCCGAAGCCACGTCAGAGACGCCCGAGTCGCTGGAATACCGCCACACGGTCGCTCAGCTGCGACGCGAATTCGGCGTGATGCTGTCGGACAGCGGCCATGATGATCTCGGTGCCGAACAGCTGGCCATGGCACTGCCCATTCTGCAGGACATTGCCGACCAGTTTCCGTCCATGCCACGCTTTCAGGCAAAGCTGGCTCAGGCGCACCGCGATTACGGACAGATCCTCGGGTTTCTGGATAAGTCTTCCGAGGCCGGAAGCCAGTTCGAAAAGGCAGTTCAGATCTCTCAACGACTGACGGCCGAACATGCGACCGTCCTGCCGTATCATGCGGAGTTAGGGATTACTTTTCGAATGCAGGCCGACCTGATGCGTGACGGCGAAGAACCGGCCGAAGCACTGGACTGGTATCAGAAGGCCATCCAGGTTCTCACAGCCACACACGTTCAGGATACGAACTACACATTGGTCAGAAATTCGCTGTGTACCGCTCACCGACACCGCGCTGAAACCCTGGACCATCTGCAACGCCACAAGGATGCTCTGCAGGATTGGACCAAAGTTCTGGAATTGTGCAGCGAGGAACAAAGGCCCATTGTGCAGTCACAGCAGGCCGATTCTTTGTTGCGATCCGGATCCGTGGAAGAGGCCATATCGCGCGTCAGCGAACTGGAGAAGATCGAGAATGACAATCCGGCCCATTGGTTCAACTTTGCGAAGCTGTACGCCATCGCCAGCGAAAAGGTTCCGCGGCGCGCCGACGAATTTGCAAATCACGCAATGACCCTGCTGACAAAAGCCGTCGACATGGGCTTCTCCGATGTCGAACAACTGGACACCGAGGTAGACCTGAAGGCGCTGCGGAAACGCGCCGACTTCCAGGCCCTCCGCAACCGAGTCAATCCGGTGCCCGTTGAAGATAAGCAAGACTGA
- a CDS encoding GrpB family protein codes for MKYLTVVKYDPTWPTLFEQLRDRISKATGDIAVAIEHVGSTAVPGLSAKPVIDMDVVVKGAPGGATAIERLATLGYRHRGNLGIEGREAFDNPPDSPAHHLYVCPHGNLALRNHLAIRDHLRSDPEGAKSYGELKQTLAREYVNDIDGYIDGKTDFLANILSVCGMTDTELESIARANRRD; via the coding sequence ATGAAGTACCTCACAGTCGTTAAATACGACCCAACCTGGCCAACGTTGTTTGAGCAACTCCGTGACCGCATCTCAAAGGCCACTGGAGACATAGCCGTTGCTATCGAACATGTTGGCAGTACCGCCGTCCCAGGCCTGTCAGCCAAACCGGTGATTGACATGGATGTCGTGGTCAAGGGCGCGCCGGGCGGCGCAACGGCAATTGAGCGGCTTGCGACATTGGGATACCGACACCGCGGTAACCTGGGAATAGAGGGGCGAGAAGCATTCGATAATCCACCGGATTCGCCAGCTCACCATTTGTACGTCTGCCCGCACGGGAATTTGGCATTGCGCAATCATCTGGCGATACGCGACCACCTGCGATCAGACCCGGAAGGTGCTAAATCCTATGGTGAACTCAAACAAACACTTGCTCGTGAGTACGTGAATGATATTGATGGATACATTGACGGGAAAACAGACTTCCTCGCGAACATTCTTTCCGTTTGCGGAATGACGGATACTGAACTTGAATCAATCGCGAGGGCGAACCGACGAGATTGA
- a CDS encoding DCC1-like thiol-disulfide oxidoreductase family protein, with protein sequence MKHGNIIVFYDGDSSLWRRRVQLLRRLDRKDCVHFANIKSRSFDARVFDKTQKELSAVTHCLLADGTWIKGTDVLRHVYSLVGFGFVARLTELPLLRPASEICYRLFCRLRLQDPAI encoded by the coding sequence ATGAAGCATGGCAACATCATTGTGTTCTACGATGGCGATTCCTCGTTGTGGAGACGGCGCGTTCAGTTGCTAAGACGCCTTGATCGCAAGGACTGTGTGCACTTTGCGAACATCAAGTCGCGCAGCTTTGATGCTCGCGTCTTCGATAAGACGCAAAAAGAATTATCGGCCGTCACTCACTGCCTACTGGCCGACGGCACGTGGATCAAAGGCACGGATGTCCTGCGGCATGTGTACTCGTTGGTGGGCTTCGGCTTCGTCGCTCGATTGACCGAACTGCCGTTACTCAGACCCGCATCAGAAATCTGCTACCGACTCTTCTGTCGCCTGCGCCTCCAGGACCCGGCCATCTAA
- a CDS encoding potassium channel family protein, which translates to MQSSIKKVLIGAIVFVVSCVVAIVGYMVAGWTVLEAVYMVTITIFGVGFREVRPIDAPSLRVFTMIVIVAGCTSAIYVMGGFVQMIAEGELNRFLGARRMTKGIEKLSNHVIVCGFGRVGRILAEELSKSSQDFLVIDTNQERLQEAETAGMSVLIGDATEEKVLESAGIARARVLATVLPDDAANVFITLTARELNHDVEIIARGEYPSTEKKLLRSGATRVVLPAAIGASRIARLITRPSAEDLLFGSLDQDTLSEDLEQIGLHISDLRVPANSDLCGQALEHISFGTGNRFVVLAVRSRDGTVSRDPPADYQLSPDDTLIVLAQQGVEMRLRQVAEAKEIIYRGVKS; encoded by the coding sequence ATGCAGTCTTCAATCAAGAAAGTCTTAATCGGAGCGATTGTCTTCGTCGTTTCGTGCGTAGTTGCGATTGTTGGTTATATGGTGGCCGGATGGACGGTTCTGGAAGCCGTTTACATGGTCACCATCACTATTTTCGGTGTTGGTTTTCGTGAGGTCAGGCCTATCGACGCCCCATCGCTGCGCGTGTTCACAATGATCGTCATTGTAGCTGGATGCACGTCTGCGATTTATGTAATGGGGGGCTTTGTGCAGATGATTGCGGAAGGGGAACTGAACCGATTTCTCGGGGCGAGGCGCATGACAAAGGGAATAGAAAAGCTATCGAATCACGTAATCGTCTGCGGCTTCGGAAGAGTCGGACGGATTCTGGCTGAGGAACTTTCCAAGTCCAGTCAGGACTTCCTGGTCATCGATACGAATCAGGAGCGACTGCAGGAAGCTGAAACCGCTGGCATGTCAGTTTTGATCGGCGACGCGACAGAAGAAAAAGTGCTGGAGTCGGCTGGCATCGCTCGAGCTCGCGTGCTGGCAACGGTACTCCCCGATGACGCCGCCAACGTGTTCATCACGCTGACCGCGCGGGAGTTGAATCATGATGTGGAGATCATTGCTCGCGGTGAGTATCCGTCGACCGAAAAGAAGCTGCTGAGGTCAGGTGCGACTCGGGTTGTGCTTCCCGCCGCCATCGGCGCATCAAGGATCGCCCGACTGATTACACGGCCGTCGGCGGAGGACCTTCTGTTCGGTTCTTTGGATCAAGATACTTTGTCTGAGGATCTTGAACAGATCGGACTGCACATCTCAGATTTGCGCGTGCCCGCGAACTCAGACTTGTGTGGCCAGGCTCTTGAGCACATTTCCTTTGGTACCGGCAATCGTTTTGTAGTACTGGCTGTGCGATCACGCGATGGCACCGTCAGTAGAGATCCACCAGCGGACTACCAGCTTTCGCCCGACGACACCTTGATCGTTCTGGCCCAGCAAGGAGTTGAAATGCGGCTAAGGCAAGTGGCAGAGGCTAAAGAAATCATTTACCGAGGCGTGAAAAGCTGA
- a CDS encoding nicotinate-nucleotide adenylyltransferase, whose protein sequence is MQNAPSGIPGLDAMDTHQKALSVNLDPRRYGTFAEIGAGQEVVRWFFRVGAGAGTIAKSMSAYDMQVSDAIYGRAGRYVCRERLEAMLDQEHQLNLDRLREARGETSTFFTFADTVAARGYKGGTECHGWMGIKFQAHPRDEDSQIIIHVRMLDHETALQQEALGIVGVNLVYGAFAFNHEPELLVDSLLDGLSTSRIEIDMIEFSGIAFRRVDNRLMSLKLVELGVSGAAMFAANGDVLQPSEFLYRKPILVERGSFRPVCNVNLDMLRCAHEKFSELPDVKGKEVAQIMEITMRNLKAEGEIDRRDFLARADVMAACGMNVLISDYFEYYRLAAYLSQCTRERIAITMGAASLRDLFDEKYYTTLDGGILESFGRLFKNELKIYCYPLLDQETGELTTCDNLKVEPGLEKLYGYLRDHGGINDLDNFSHDCLSIFSREVLQLIGECDSTWEQMVPQSVAEVIKRRKFFDYQCDPKTSCVVSN, encoded by the coding sequence ATGCAGAACGCACCGAGTGGAATACCAGGGCTGGACGCGATGGATACACACCAGAAAGCACTGAGTGTGAATCTCGACCCACGACGGTACGGAACGTTCGCCGAAATTGGAGCGGGCCAGGAAGTCGTGCGGTGGTTCTTTCGTGTTGGAGCCGGAGCCGGGACAATCGCCAAAAGCATGTCCGCTTACGACATGCAGGTCAGCGACGCCATTTATGGCCGTGCCGGAAGGTACGTTTGTCGCGAACGCCTGGAAGCAATGCTCGATCAGGAACACCAACTTAACCTGGACCGACTTCGCGAAGCACGTGGTGAAACCAGCACCTTCTTTACTTTCGCGGACACCGTCGCCGCTCGTGGCTACAAGGGAGGCACAGAATGTCATGGGTGGATGGGCATTAAGTTTCAGGCTCACCCACGCGACGAAGACAGTCAGATCATTATTCACGTTCGAATGCTGGATCACGAGACCGCTCTGCAGCAGGAGGCACTCGGCATCGTCGGCGTCAACCTGGTGTACGGTGCCTTCGCCTTCAATCACGAACCCGAATTACTGGTCGATTCGCTGCTGGACGGACTGTCCACATCTCGCATCGAAATCGACATGATCGAATTCTCCGGCATTGCATTTCGCCGGGTCGACAACCGCCTGATGAGCCTGAAGTTGGTGGAACTCGGCGTAAGCGGTGCCGCCATGTTTGCCGCCAATGGAGACGTACTACAGCCTTCTGAATTTCTTTATCGCAAACCGATTCTGGTGGAACGCGGCAGCTTTCGCCCCGTCTGCAACGTGAATCTGGACATGCTGAGGTGTGCCCATGAAAAGTTTTCTGAGCTGCCCGACGTCAAGGGCAAAGAGGTCGCTCAAATCATGGAGATCACGATGCGAAACCTGAAAGCCGAAGGCGAAATCGACCGCCGCGACTTTTTGGCTCGAGCCGACGTGATGGCAGCATGCGGCATGAACGTCCTGATTTCCGACTACTTCGAATACTACCGCCTGGCCGCCTACCTGTCTCAGTGCACGCGCGAACGGATTGCGATCACGATGGGTGCAGCCAGCCTGCGAGATCTGTTCGACGAAAAGTATTACACGACGCTGGACGGAGGCATCCTGGAATCGTTTGGGCGTCTGTTTAAGAACGAGCTGAAAATTTATTGCTACCCGCTGCTCGATCAGGAAACGGGAGAACTGACAACCTGTGACAACCTGAAAGTCGAGCCAGGACTGGAGAAACTCTACGGCTACTTGCGTGACCACGGAGGAATCAACGATCTGGACAACTTCAGCCATGACTGTCTCAGCATCTTCTCCCGAGAAGTGCTGCAACTTATTGGCGAATGCGACAGCACATGGGAGCAAATGGTGCCCCAGTCCGTCGCAGAAGTCATCAAGCGGCGCAAGTTTTTCGACTACCAGTGTGATCCGAAAACTTCCTGCGTGGTTTCGAACTAA
- a CDS encoding sigma-54-dependent transcriptional regulator has product MNEFPSGAHHEPQILRFPGGSSPVGQSLAPETPTETPVETAPPPQSVLVFSPRPGARQLLADDVRKRGMSVCETDSPDAMLFHLSRQEFQICIIDDADNVSRLQEVNAAIRSHSKAAQVLCIVSEDSRWGRETVPSFECDVVERPFSATRFGAALQTAMQKTELIRENENLKRQLLNRNLMDLVGSTPAMQALRESIRIAADDDRTVLVRGEAGSGTTLIAEGLHRCSRRAEKPFLRIDCSLHSVETLEHQLFGDEHPEGFPGYLKMADGGSILLDNVETVALPFQKKLAQLLERRATSILNGTKDSPNIRFIAATHSDLNRLAMEGRFRDDLLQHLSGITLQSPPLRVRQNDIPLLVEHFIGEISLKEGRPPREVSTEALSVLEGHSWPGNIRELQNVVERACTIEVGGVIDAGSIRPWLKNETTEETGVESVGMTLREMERKLIESTFARCNGNRERTAQILKIGLRTLSGKLREYGYPPRGGPGSNLKIQFAERRAA; this is encoded by the coding sequence ATGAACGAGTTCCCTTCTGGCGCTCATCATGAGCCGCAAATTCTCCGATTCCCTGGTGGCTCATCACCGGTCGGACAAAGCCTGGCTCCTGAAACTCCCACCGAAACTCCTGTCGAAACAGCGCCACCTCCCCAATCGGTTTTGGTGTTTTCGCCACGCCCGGGAGCTCGACAACTTCTTGCCGATGACGTCCGCAAACGTGGTATGTCGGTTTGCGAAACAGACAGCCCTGACGCGATGCTGTTTCATCTCAGCCGTCAGGAATTCCAAATCTGCATCATCGACGATGCGGACAACGTATCACGACTTCAGGAAGTCAACGCCGCCATCCGCAGCCACTCAAAGGCGGCTCAGGTGTTGTGCATTGTTTCTGAAGATTCTCGTTGGGGACGCGAAACGGTTCCCAGCTTCGAATGCGACGTTGTCGAACGACCATTCTCCGCTACTCGCTTCGGAGCGGCTCTGCAAACGGCCATGCAGAAGACCGAACTGATCCGCGAGAACGAAAACCTGAAGCGTCAGTTGCTGAACCGCAATCTGATGGACCTGGTCGGCAGCACGCCCGCCATGCAGGCTTTGCGAGAAAGCATTCGCATCGCCGCCGATGACGATCGAACGGTTCTTGTTCGTGGCGAAGCCGGCAGCGGTACGACTCTGATTGCTGAAGGTTTGCACCGCTGCAGCCGTCGAGCTGAAAAGCCATTCCTGCGGATCGACTGCAGTTTGCATTCGGTTGAAACGCTGGAGCACCAATTGTTTGGTGATGAACATCCGGAAGGTTTCCCTGGCTATCTGAAGATGGCCGACGGCGGTTCTATTCTGCTGGACAACGTGGAAACCGTTGCTTTGCCGTTCCAGAAAAAGCTGGCTCAGCTGCTGGAACGTCGAGCGACCTCCATACTGAACGGGACGAAGGATTCGCCCAACATCCGCTTTATTGCTGCGACGCATTCGGATCTGAACAGACTGGCCATGGAAGGTCGGTTCCGTGACGATCTGCTGCAGCACCTAAGCGGTATTACTTTGCAGTCGCCACCTCTGCGAGTGCGACAGAACGACATTCCACTGCTTGTGGAACACTTTATTGGTGAAATTTCGCTCAAGGAAGGACGACCTCCTCGTGAGGTGAGCACGGAAGCTCTTTCTGTTCTTGAGGGTCACAGCTGGCCGGGCAACATTCGCGAATTGCAGAACGTGGTCGAGCGAGCCTGCACGATCGAAGTTGGCGGCGTGATTGACGCGGGCAGCATTCGACCCTGGCTGAAGAATGAAACGACCGAAGAAACGGGCGTCGAAAGCGTGGGCATGACGCTGCGGGAAATGGAACGCAAGCTGATCGAATCCACATTCGCTCGCTGTAACGGTAACCGCGAACGGACGGCTCAGATCCTGAAAATTGGCCTGCGAACGCTGTCCGGGAAGTTAAGAGAATACGGCTACCCGCCTCGTGGGGGTCCCGGATCGAACCTGAAGATTCAGTTTGCAGAACGCCGAGCTGCTTAA
- a CDS encoding SGNH/GDSL hydrolase family protein produces MLRASFRTIKQLITAVGLLLLIVLLAEVVLQFRSPPPTPTIASQVSGPLRDLLAPSAVVHHEMKRLSRYQSPGDIAFQTNSFGLRGDEPIQPKPEGVLRIVLLGDETILGADMQPENTIPNRLQNLLAKETGQQVEVLNAGVPGYSPLLSLLQFRQELNQLAAEVVILHFDMSDVADDAIYRRWLKESEGRQICLNPMLAPSPSSSNAALSRLQQSALLRLLQGKAGLTVDATSGPVVSLQQQYEWTTAGQADLRLQVRHALDPLQRLAAYAAQQPFLLLVSTSPVPWQVTGADEFPTIASALSTASAWPVDGDLPQRIVSAVCEQSAVPYCDATAAFRSFSQPEKLFESDSTSLSAYGNALYAREIASMLLQTPKFASLFSSSNQISAQPAVRQ; encoded by the coding sequence ATGCTTCGCGCCTCATTCAGAACGATAAAACAGCTAATAACAGCCGTAGGGCTGCTGTTGCTGATCGTATTGCTGGCGGAAGTGGTGCTGCAGTTCCGGTCTCCGCCGCCAACGCCGACAATTGCCAGTCAGGTCAGCGGGCCATTGCGCGACCTGCTGGCTCCGTCAGCCGTCGTGCATCATGAAATGAAACGGCTCAGCCGATATCAGTCACCTGGTGACATCGCGTTTCAGACCAACAGCTTTGGCCTTCGCGGTGATGAGCCCATTCAGCCAAAACCTGAAGGCGTGTTGCGGATTGTTTTGTTGGGCGACGAGACGATCCTGGGTGCGGACATGCAGCCGGAAAACACCATCCCCAACCGGCTGCAGAATCTTCTGGCGAAGGAGACCGGACAACAGGTGGAAGTGTTGAACGCGGGAGTCCCAGGCTACAGCCCGTTGTTGTCGCTTCTTCAGTTTCGGCAGGAATTGAATCAGCTGGCGGCTGAGGTCGTGATTCTGCATTTTGATATGAGTGACGTGGCGGACGATGCCATCTACCGACGCTGGTTAAAGGAATCGGAAGGCCGCCAGATCTGCCTCAACCCGATGCTGGCGCCGTCGCCGAGTTCTTCGAATGCTGCCTTAAGTCGCTTACAGCAATCAGCGCTACTGCGTTTGTTGCAGGGGAAGGCGGGTTTGACGGTCGATGCGACAAGCGGGCCTGTGGTATCACTGCAGCAACAATACGAATGGACAACTGCCGGTCAGGCCGATCTTCGGCTTCAGGTGCGTCATGCATTGGATCCGCTGCAACGGCTGGCCGCTTATGCCGCTCAACAACCGTTTCTGTTGTTGGTGAGTACCTCGCCGGTGCCATGGCAGGTGACCGGAGCGGACGAGTTTCCCACGATTGCCAGCGCATTGAGTACTGCGTCGGCGTGGCCGGTTGACGGCGATCTTCCTCAACGGATCGTCAGCGCGGTATGCGAGCAGTCTGCTGTGCCGTACTGCGACGCGACTGCCGCGTTTCGTTCGTTTAGTCAGCCCGAGAAACTGTTCGAAAGCGATTCCACTTCCCTGTCGGCCTATGGGAATGCTCTTTACGCTCGCGAGATTGCGTCTATGCTTCTGCAAACGCCGAAATTCGCCAGCCTGTTTTCCAGTTCGAACCAGATTTCAGCTCAGCCCGCCGTGCGGCAATAA
- a CDS encoding Glu/Leu/Phe/Val family dehydrogenase, with amino-acid sequence MNAYESASHYFENAASVMDLSPNMKKLLSTPEREVKVQVAMKMDNGEIATFVGYRIQHNSARGPMKGGLRFHHEVDSDEVLALASLMTWKTAVVDIPYGGAKGGITVSPKTLSSNELELMTRRFVDELQDVIGPDKDIPAPDMGTNSQVMAWIVNQYERYHGFNPACVTGKPIELHGADGREEATGRGVGLLTEALLAKDKRNLQDTTVAIQGFGNVGSFAASYIAEKGGKVVAISDISGGRFNSKGINISAALEHVRQNGSLKGFESEKDISNDELLALDVDVLIPAALGGVLKKENAGDVRAKYLIEAANGPVTPDADQILTDRGVVILPDILANAGGVTVSYFEWVQNQQYFRWDLERTRTELKKKLTRSFEKMWDIATEKHIPLRSAAYLMGIGRVGRATVLAGI; translated from the coding sequence ATGAACGCTTACGAGTCTGCCAGCCACTACTTCGAAAACGCCGCGTCCGTGATGGACCTGTCGCCCAACATGAAGAAGTTGTTGAGTACTCCGGAACGCGAAGTCAAAGTGCAGGTGGCGATGAAAATGGACAACGGCGAAATCGCCACGTTCGTCGGCTATCGCATTCAACACAATAGTGCTCGCGGACCCATGAAGGGCGGGCTGCGGTTTCACCACGAAGTCGATTCCGATGAAGTGCTGGCCCTGGCATCGCTGATGACATGGAAGACCGCCGTGGTTGATATTCCGTACGGTGGAGCCAAAGGCGGGATCACCGTTTCGCCCAAGACGCTTAGCAGCAACGAACTGGAACTGATGACTCGCCGCTTTGTCGATGAGCTGCAGGACGTCATCGGCCCGGATAAGGATATCCCGGCTCCCGACATGGGCACGAACTCACAGGTGATGGCATGGATCGTCAACCAGTACGAACGCTACCACGGTTTCAACCCAGCTTGCGTGACGGGCAAGCCGATTGAATTACACGGCGCCGACGGTCGCGAAGAAGCCACCGGGCGAGGCGTCGGGCTTCTCACCGAAGCGCTGCTGGCCAAGGACAAGCGAAATCTTCAGGACACCACCGTCGCCATTCAGGGATTCGGCAACGTCGGTTCTTTTGCCGCGTCTTACATTGCTGAAAAGGGAGGAAAGGTCGTCGCGATTTCGGATATCAGCGGTGGCCGCTTCAATTCAAAAGGCATCAACATTTCTGCGGCACTCGAGCACGTCAGGCAGAATGGTTCGCTAAAGGGGTTTGAATCCGAAAAAGATATCTCCAACGACGAATTGCTGGCTCTGGATGTCGACGTTCTGATTCCCGCTGCGTTGGGCGGTGTTTTGAAAAAGGAAAACGCCGGCGATGTGCGAGCCAAATATCTGATCGAAGCCGCCAATGGTCCGGTGACGCCGGATGCTGACCAGATTCTGACTGACCGAGGAGTTGTCATCCTTCCCGACATTCTGGCCAATGCCGGCGGCGTGACGGTAAGTTATTTTGAATGGGTTCAGAATCAGCAATATTTCCGATGGGATCTGGAACGCACGCGTACTGAATTAAAGAAGAAACTCACTCGCAGCTTTGAAAAGATGTGGGACATCGCGACGGAGAAGCACATTCCACTTAGGTCTGCCGCCTACCTGATGGGCATCGGACGTGTCGGCCGCGCGACTGTGTTGGCCGGGATTTAA
- a CDS encoding cyclic nucleotide-binding domain-containing protein, with product MNMPTNELTSLQIFKGIAPEEATTICDALEEMSFSAGEEILTEGDDTQALWIILSGECVVSRSCSVNDVRILANLNAGDVFGEMSFVRTAPHSATIKATSDVTVCCYSRAHFRELKAKFPDAVCNITANIAAVLAERLRRMDTWVCEMVDGPKGDDYRDEWQTFRSAVYTNWNF from the coding sequence ATGAACATGCCCACGAATGAACTTACGTCTCTTCAGATTTTCAAGGGGATCGCCCCGGAAGAAGCGACCACCATTTGCGACGCACTGGAGGAAATGTCGTTTTCGGCAGGGGAAGAGATCCTGACGGAAGGCGACGACACTCAAGCACTGTGGATTATTCTGTCCGGCGAATGTGTCGTGAGCCGATCGTGCAGTGTGAACGACGTGCGAATTCTCGCGAATCTGAATGCCGGCGACGTGTTCGGAGAAATGTCCTTCGTCCGCACGGCTCCGCATTCTGCGACCATCAAAGCGACCTCGGACGTCACCGTTTGCTGTTACAGCCGAGCTCACTTTCGCGAGTTGAAGGCGAAATTCCCCGACGCCGTCTGCAACATCACGGCCAATATCGCGGCCGTTCTGGCCGAACGCCTCCGCCGCATGGACACATGGGTCTGCGAAATGGTTGACGGCCCCAAGGGCGACGATTACCGAGACGAATGGCAAACATTCCGCTCCGCGGTCTACACCAACTGGAACTTCTAA